The genomic region GCCTAGTGCTTGCTGGTCACACAGACACAGTGCCTTTTGATGACAAGCGCTGGCAAAGCGATCCCTTTACCCTGACCGAGCGAGACAATCGCTGGTACGGTTTGGGCACGTGTGACATGAAGGGCTTTTTCCCGTTGGCAATCGATGCAGCCAGAGCGTTTTCAGCTTCTGATCTGAAGCAGCCCCTGATTATCCTCGCCACGGCGGATGAGGAAACCTCCATGAACGGAGCCAAGGCCCTTGCTGAAGCCGGCAAGCCTAAAGCCCGTTACGCGGTCATTGGTGAACCCACCAGTCTCAAGCCTGTGCGCATGCACAAAGGCATCATGATGGAGCGTTTAACGTTTGAGGGACAGTCTGGTCACTCGTCTGACCCAGCGCTGGGACGCAACGCTATGGAGGGGATGCACGAGGCGCTTGGCGAACTTCTCGCTTTGCGTACAGACTGGCAGGCGCAATACAGCAACCCGAATTTTGATGTGCAGGTGCCAACGCTCAACCTTGGCTGTATCCACGGTGGCGATAACCCGAACCGCATCTGCGCCCGTTGCGAGTTGCATTTTGATCTGCGCCCGCTGCCGGGAATGAGTATGGAACACTTGCGTCAGGATATTCTGCACAGAATTCAGCCAGTGGCTGAGCGACGCGAACTGATCATGGAGTTTGAGCCTTTGTTCGACGGCGTTCCACCGTTTGAAACGCCGGCAGATGCCGTGCTGGTGCAAGCCTGTGAGCAGCTTACTGGTCACACGGCCCATGCGGTCGCCTTTGCGACTGAGGCCCCATGGTTACAAAAGCTGGGTATGGAAACCCTGGTTATGGGCCCCGGTTCTATCGACCAAGCCCACCAGCCCGACGAGTTTATAGAACTGTCCCAACTAGAGCCCACGGTGAAAATTCTCAGGGGCCTAATCCGGCAGTTTTGCCTTTAAGTAAACGGGTATACGCATTAAAAAATACGGATTGGAGAACGACATTTGAAATCGAACGGCTGGCTGCATTCATTTCGCCATTCATCGCCTTATATCAATGCCCACCGTGGCCGTACGGTTGTGTTGACCATTCCAGGCGATGCGATTGAGCATGAGAACTTCATCAACATCATCCATGACATCGCACTGCTGAGCAGTCTTGGTGTGCGCTTGGTGGTTGCCTTTGGAGCTCGCCCGCAAATTCAGAGCCGCTTGGATGGTGCTGGTCTGGAGTCGTCGTTTTCGCGCAGCTTACGCATAACCCCCGAAAATCATTTGCCGCTGGTTATGGAAGCAACCGGTGGTTTGCGGGCGAACCTTGAAAGCCGGTTGTCCATGGGGTTGGTGAATTCGCCCATGCACAATGCCCGCATCCGCGTGAGCAGTGGCAACTACGTAACAGCCAAACCGGTTGGCGTGCTGGACGGAATCGATTTCGGTTACACCGGTAAGGTACGGCGGGTTGATGTGGCCGGTATCGAGAAGCTTCTGGAGCAGGGGCACATTGTTTTGCTGCCGCCTTTGGGGTATTCGCCCACCGGGGATACCTTCAATCTCTCTTACGAAGACGTAGGTAGCCAGGTAGCGGCAGTTCTGCAGGCGGAGAAGCTTATTGTCTTTATTGATGACCAGGGGTTGCTCGAACAGGACGGCTCTTTGATTCGCGAGCTTTCAGCCCGGCAGGTCCCTGAGCGGTTGGCGGACGGAACCATTACTGGGCACGACGCAGATCTGCTGCGGGCCGCCTGCGATGCGTGTGTAAAGGGCGTGAGGCGGGCACATATTATTAGTTATGTGAACGACGGCGCTCTGCTGGAGGAACTGTTTACCCGGGACGGTACAGGAACGTTGGTGAGCGGTGATAACTATGAACAAATCCGGCAGGCCCGTGCTGAGGATATCGGCGGAATTCTGGGGTTGATTGAGCCGCTGGAAGAGCAGGGCATTTTGGTGCGGCGGTCGCGGGAAATGCTTGAAACCGATATTGAACACTTTGTTGTCGCGGAGCGTGATGGAACCATTGTTGGTTGTGCCGCTTTGCATAACTACCCGGATGAGGGTGCGGGTGAGCTCTCCTGCTTTGCGGTGGACTCCGCCTAT from Marinobacter sp. LV10R510-11A harbors:
- the argE gene encoding acetylornithine deacetylase — protein: MQHFPDETDSRARVNSADTVPGVRDMLTKLISLPSISSASPEWDLSNEPVIRTLGEWLEALGFLVEVLAVPGQPGKYNLIATLGSGSGGLVLAGHTDTVPFDDKRWQSDPFTLTERDNRWYGLGTCDMKGFFPLAIDAARAFSASDLKQPLIILATADEETSMNGAKALAEAGKPKARYAVIGEPTSLKPVRMHKGIMMERLTFEGQSGHSSDPALGRNAMEGMHEALGELLALRTDWQAQYSNPNFDVQVPTLNLGCIHGGDNPNRICARCELHFDLRPLPGMSMEHLRQDILHRIQPVAERRELIMEFEPLFDGVPPFETPADAVLVQACEQLTGHTAHAVAFATEAPWLQKLGMETLVMGPGSIDQAHQPDEFIELSQLEPTVKILRGLIRQFCL
- the argA gene encoding amino-acid N-acetyltransferase, giving the protein MKSNGWLHSFRHSSPYINAHRGRTVVLTIPGDAIEHENFINIIHDIALLSSLGVRLVVAFGARPQIQSRLDGAGLESSFSRSLRITPENHLPLVMEATGGLRANLESRLSMGLVNSPMHNARIRVSSGNYVTAKPVGVLDGIDFGYTGKVRRVDVAGIEKLLEQGHIVLLPPLGYSPTGDTFNLSYEDVGSQVAAVLQAEKLIVFIDDQGLLEQDGSLIRELSARQVPERLADGTITGHDADLLRAACDACVKGVRRAHIISYVNDGALLEELFTRDGTGTLVSGDNYEQIRQARAEDIGGILGLIEPLEEQGILVRRSREMLETDIEHFVVAERDGTIVGCAALHNYPDEGAGELSCFAVDSAYRRAGRGDEILLMVEKHARSQGVQKLFVLTTQTEHWFRERGFQPSTVQALPGPKLAAYNAQRNSKVFFKPL